aatgaGAGCAACAGAAAACCTAAAGGAAGGGAACAAACAGTTCTGTCAAATCAACTGGGGGTCATATATTAACGTACAGTATGCAAGGAAATCACCTGAAACAGGGTCAACAACAGTATTTGATAAATCCTTCACTGGCCCATCAGGGAATAGTCTAATTGCATGTGGAAACACTACCACGTTTTCTACGTTTACCGCTGACTCATGGcttctgtttgtcagtgtgctGTGTCGCTTGCTGAGATCTGTCGCAGCTAAAGGGTCGAGTCTGGGAACAAAGATTCAACCATACGTGGACGGCGGCGCCCAGGTAAAATCAGTGGAGATATATGAATATGTCATTTACTCAGtcatttgtttacatgtgtaTGAGTCACTGACTCAGGAATAGCACACTCCAAACTGgaataaatgtaatgtaaattcataaatgttaaaatgatAGCTCCGATAAATCAAACATTCCAAAAGATTGACTGGAAATGAGCCTTGAACAGATGTTATTTAAAATACATGTGTCAATCATGTCAGAGGCTGCTCATATACAGAAGTCAATTAATGCTAAGTGGTTGAAATGTTTGGTCCAGTTCCTGACCatctggtgctgctggttctggaagCAGCGTCTAAGCCAAAtggactgcagctgcagagttGGGTTCTGCACGGCTTCCTCCCCGGTGACCTGCAGCAagctcagagcctccaggagACCCAGCACAAGCCCAACAGGTACCTCCTGCAGACACTCATCTACTGATGAATCTTTGATACTTTacaggttttctttttctgctttagAGTTTTTCTTCTGGAGCTGACAGATGACGTCTGTCTGGAGAGAATCACTCTCAGGGCTACAGATCCAGTCAGTGGCGTGAGGTGTGTGATGTACCACTGGTTTGTAGATGACTTCAGTTCACACCAAGACCCAAAACCCTGATCTCCTTCTGCAGGTTCCACCCTGTAACCAGACCGACTCCAAGCTGTGTGGTGCAGAGCAGACTGAAGACCAGACCCgaggacagcacacacactgtgacgcAGGCTCTGGACCAGTACAGGATTCACTCTGCTGCTCTACAGGTAAACACACGTTTAGAATCTTGACTCATTCGTCACTAAACAAccactgacctgtgtgtgtggtgtgtgtgtgtgtgtgtgtgtgtgtgtgtgtgtgtgtgtgtgtgtgtgtgtgtgtgtgtgtgtgtgtgcagtctgtATTTCCTGATGCTGTTCACATCAACGCTGATCAGATCCTCA
Above is a window of Betta splendens chromosome 9, fBetSpl5.4, whole genome shotgun sequence DNA encoding:
- the LOC129604662 gene encoding adenylate kinase 8-like — protein: MVDVPDHLVLLVLEAASKPNGLQLQSWVLHGFLPGDLQQAQSLQETQHKPNRVFLLELTDDVCLERITLRATDPVSGVRFHPVTRPTPSCVVQSRLKTRPEDSTHTVTQALDQYRIHSAALQVNTRLES